The stretch of DNA GACGGTCGCGTGGTAGCGTTCGCCGGCCTCGACGGCCTCGGTCGTGTGTTCGGGCGCGAGATCGTAGACGGTCGGGAGCTCGCTCGCCCCGTCGTCCGTTCGATCGTCGGATTCGGCGGGTGTAGACATTCTTGACCGGCGTTTGCCGCGGCCGGGTTTAAGAATTGGCAAATCACACTCCCCAGCCGGAACGCTTAGATGGTCGCCGGCCGGTGTTCGGACATGGGCTTTTTCGGGTCGAGCGAGGTCGTCGGGATCGCCGCCGACACCCTCGCGTTCGCCCGCTCGGCCGCCGAAGAGAGCCACCCGAACGAGTATATGGGACTGCTCCGCAGTGAGGACGCGACCGATCTCGGGCTCGACAGATCGGGGACCGTCGTGACCGACGTGCTCGTGGTACCCGCGACCGAGTCGAACCCGGTGAGCGCCACAGTGAAAACGAGCCTCGTCCCGAACGACATGCGCGCCGCGGGGTCGATCCACTCCCATCCAAACGGTGTACTCCGCCCGAGCGACGCCGATCTGGCGACGTTCGGGAAAGGAGATGTCCACATCATCCTCGGCGCGCCCTACCGCGACCACGACTGGCAGGCGTTCGACCGCGAAGGGAAACGGCGCGACCTCCCGGTGCTCGACGTCGATCTCCCCGACGACGAGGACTTTTTCGACTTCACTCAGGCCGACATCGACGAGGAGTTACGATGACCGAGGAGCGTCGTGGGGTGGAGCGAAGTGGCTCGGAGGGGAGCGAGGGAGAGCGAAGCGACGACGAGCCGAGCGACGACCGAACCCGATCGGGAGCCGACTTGCCCGAAACGAGCGACGATCCGACGACGGTCGTCGCCCAGGGAACGTTCGACATCCTCCATCCCGGTCATCTGGAGTACCTCCGCGAGGCGGCGGCGATGGGCGACGAACTCGCCGTGATCCTCGCCCGCCGGGAGAACGTCACCCACAAGGCTAAACCGGTTCTGGCG from Halococcus salifodinae DSM 8989 encodes:
- a CDS encoding Mov34/MPN/PAD-1 family protein, translating into MGFFGSSEVVGIAADTLAFARSAAEESHPNEYMGLLRSEDATDLGLDRSGTVVTDVLVVPATESNPVSATVKTSLVPNDMRAAGSIHSHPNGVLRPSDADLATFGKGDVHIILGAPYRDHDWQAFDREGKRRDLPVLDVDLPDDEDFFDFTQADIDEELR
- a CDS encoding adenylyltransferase/cytidyltransferase family protein, with the protein product MTEERRGVERSGSEGSEGERSDDEPSDDRTRSGADLPETSDDPTTVVAQGTFDILHPGHLEYLREAAAMGDELAVILARRENVTHKAKPVLADRQRREMVAALDPVDDAVLGDREDIFVPIEALDPDVIVLGHDQHHDEAAIAAALGDRGIDCDVKRAAGREPNYEGELLSTGQIIDRIREERG